A section of the Flavobacterium sp. CG_23.5 genome encodes:
- a CDS encoding ABC transporter permease — protein MKRLLSIELQKIWKNKASRVLTSTYFILLTFIALIASIKFDLGIFKLHLAEMGIFNFPFIWHFNTYIAAILKLFLAIVIVSMMANEYSYGTLKQNLIDGMSKKEFILSKFLTILLFAVASTVFIFILSLILGFSFSSYTEIGIVFSDLEYLLAYFIKLVGFFSFCLFLGILVKRSAFALGFLLVWNIIEGIAKGILTFKIFPDSKIASYIMQFFPLESMSNLIVEPFSRLSVIKSIGTQIGMDNSKDYSVHFISILIVLSWTLIFNFLSYRLLKNRDL, from the coding sequence ATGAAACGACTTCTCTCAATAGAATTACAAAAAATATGGAAAAATAAAGCCAGTCGTGTTTTGACTTCCACTTATTTTATTCTCTTAACTTTTATAGCATTAATCGCTTCGATAAAATTTGATCTGGGGATTTTTAAACTTCATCTCGCTGAAATGGGAATATTCAACTTTCCATTTATTTGGCATTTCAACACTTATATTGCCGCCATATTAAAGTTGTTCCTCGCTATTGTTATTGTTTCCATGATGGCTAATGAATATAGTTATGGCACTTTAAAACAGAATTTAATTGACGGGATGAGTAAAAAAGAATTTATTCTTTCTAAATTTTTGACAATCCTATTATTTGCTGTAGCATCAACAGTCTTTATTTTCATTTTATCGTTAATCTTAGGATTTAGCTTTTCTTCATACACAGAAATTGGAATTGTTTTCTCCGATTTAGAATATCTTTTAGCCTATTTTATAAAACTGGTTGGATTTTTCTCTTTCTGTTTATTTTTAGGAATATTGGTAAAACGTTCTGCATTCGCATTAGGATTTCTTTTAGTTTGGAATATTATTGAAGGGATTGCAAAAGGAATATTGACTTTTAAAATTTTTCCGGATAGTAAAATAGCCTCCTATATTATGCAATTTTTTCCGTTAGAATCCATGTCTAATTTAATTGTAGAACCATTCTCCAGATTATCAGTAATCAAATCTATTGGGACTCAAATAGGAATGGACAACAGCAAAGATTACAGCGTACATTTTATATCGATCTTAATTGTTTTATCTTGGACCTTGATTTTCAATTTCTTATCCTATAGATTATTGAAAAATAGAGATTTGTAG
- a CDS encoding metallophosphoesterase, whose amino-acid sequence MKLFWENRFISTNKTSLILIFLGIVFHSCATNHAQYGKNIAKKTSINTADTSKISHTFYLIGDAGNTYESKTQETLSLFHDRIKKSDENSTLLFLGDNIYPKGLPNNDDPSKRIVAEKKLTNQLKLSDGFNGRTVFIPGNHDWDSGIQGLERQAKFVTEYLKDKKSFLPRKSCAIDDVKINKNVTLITIDSQWFMEDWDNYPTMNNDCDIKNREDFFAELMSLLNKNHDKTVVVALHHPLMSNGATGGQFSLEKQIFPFENKIPLPVLGSLINLFRKTSGLSPADIQNKQYTIFIKRVKTLLQSQNNVIVVSGHDHNLQYIERDNIKQIISGAGSKSEAARAVFPEDFSYGGNGYSELSIYENGNSKISYYSTENNREKLIYEKIILEVKEKEIQNLAISFPETTTTSIYSKKQTKKSRFYKFIFGKHYRKYYGTSIEVKNATIDTLFGGLKPKRAGGGHQTKSSQIEDKNGKVYVLRSLKKSTSNFIQSVAFKNQFLATEFENTYAEDFLYDFYTTAHPYTPLAVGNLAEKIGISHPNSLLYYIPKHKALKKFNAFFGDELYFIEERSDDSQKDLKSFGKPNAILSTDDLLKNLHKDEKYSVDENSYIKARLFDMLIGDWDRHQDQWRWGEYKIGNKTTYKPIPRDRDQAFPKYDGVLLAILMTNPALRHMQTFKEEIKNVKWLNREPYPLDLALLKTATEKEWIAQAKYIQENLTDADIDNAFKSLPKEVQDETIESIKQKLKIRRNQLQKYALEYYSVLQKTIIIVGTSKKDKFVINHTGNQKLEIQVYRVKKEGDELLYTREYLASKTKNIWIYGLDDDDIFEVKGNEKSKTKILLIGGQNNDSYAIENGKNIKIYDFKSKKNTFVIDRKTKINLTDSYETNLYDFKKAKYNTFSKLPHLSYNPDDGIKLVLNSIYTVNNFNQNPYTQKHSFQTNYYFATNGYELNYKGSFPKIIGKWDLDLQAQITSPNFTINYFGTGNETVNNDDLFAMNYNRVRLRMLKFAPSLKKIGRYGSEINFLTTIEKITVEVTNNRFINIPGIVDNTVFQSQQFAGATLKYNFENYDNRSLPTLGIGFSIAGSWKMNLNDIKRNFSTLESQLNLNHRIDSNGKIVLATNLKAKIISNNNYEFYQGATLGGDFDLRGFRNERFLGNKSFYQSSDLRLNLGKIKRSLIPMSYGILGGFDYGRVWAMGEDSNKWHKSIGGGFWLNGLNVITAKITYFKSVEEQARIAFGLGFGF is encoded by the coding sequence ATGAAATTGTTTTGGGAAAATCGTTTTATAAGTACAAATAAAACCTCATTAATTTTAATTTTTTTGGGAATTGTTTTTCATTCTTGCGCAACAAATCATGCACAATACGGGAAAAACATCGCAAAGAAAACATCTATTAACACAGCGGACACTTCTAAAATTTCTCATACTTTTTATTTGATTGGTGATGCCGGAAATACATATGAAAGTAAAACTCAAGAAACTCTTAGTTTGTTTCACGACAGAATAAAAAAATCAGATGAGAATTCTACCCTTTTGTTTCTTGGTGATAATATTTATCCAAAAGGACTACCAAATAATGATGATCCAAGTAAACGAATTGTAGCCGAAAAAAAGTTAACTAATCAATTAAAATTGTCCGACGGTTTTAACGGAAGAACCGTTTTTATTCCTGGCAATCATGATTGGGACAGTGGAATCCAAGGTTTAGAACGCCAAGCAAAATTTGTTACTGAATATCTCAAAGACAAAAAATCATTTTTACCTAGAAAAAGCTGTGCTATCGACGATGTAAAAATCAATAAAAATGTGACTTTAATTACCATCGACAGTCAATGGTTCATGGAAGATTGGGATAATTATCCAACAATGAATAATGATTGTGATATCAAAAATCGGGAAGATTTTTTTGCGGAATTAATGTCTCTTCTTAATAAAAACCACGACAAAACAGTGGTTGTAGCCCTACATCATCCGTTGATGAGTAATGGCGCAACTGGAGGACAATTTTCATTAGAAAAACAAATTTTCCCATTTGAAAACAAAATACCACTTCCAGTACTAGGTTCGCTCATCAACTTATTTCGGAAAACTTCCGGCTTAAGTCCAGCAGACATTCAGAACAAGCAATATACAATTTTCATAAAGAGGGTAAAAACACTCTTACAAAGTCAAAATAATGTTATTGTAGTTTCAGGACATGATCATAATTTGCAATACATTGAACGAGACAATATCAAACAAATCATTAGCGGGGCCGGTTCAAAATCAGAAGCTGCGAGAGCGGTATTTCCCGAGGACTTTTCATATGGTGGAAATGGTTACTCTGAATTATCAATTTATGAAAATGGAAATTCGAAAATTTCTTATTATTCAACTGAAAATAATAGAGAAAAACTGATTTATGAAAAAATTATATTGGAGGTAAAAGAAAAAGAAATACAAAATTTAGCGATTTCATTTCCTGAAACGACAACCACAAGTATTTATTCAAAAAAACAAACCAAAAAAAGCAGGTTTTATAAATTTATCTTTGGAAAGCATTACAGAAAATATTACGGCACATCTATAGAAGTAAAAAACGCGACGATTGACACGCTTTTTGGTGGTTTAAAGCCAAAACGTGCCGGCGGCGGACATCAAACAAAATCCTCACAAATCGAAGATAAAAATGGAAAAGTGTACGTTTTGCGTTCCTTAAAAAAAAGTACTTCAAATTTTATTCAATCGGTAGCATTCAAAAATCAGTTTTTAGCAACCGAATTTGAAAACACGTATGCCGAAGATTTTTTATATGATTTTTATACTACCGCGCATCCTTATACGCCTCTTGCAGTTGGGAATTTAGCGGAAAAAATTGGTATTTCACATCCAAATTCTTTGCTTTATTATATTCCAAAACATAAGGCATTGAAAAAATTCAACGCCTTTTTTGGTGATGAATTATACTTTATTGAAGAGCGATCAGATGACAGCCAAAAAGACTTAAAAAGTTTTGGCAAACCAAATGCAATACTAAGTACAGATGATTTACTAAAAAATCTGCACAAAGACGAAAAATATTCTGTTGATGAAAATTCTTATATCAAAGCCCGATTATTTGATATGCTTATTGGCGATTGGGACAGACATCAAGACCAGTGGCGCTGGGGGGAATACAAAATAGGTAACAAAACCACCTATAAGCCGATTCCACGAGACAGAGATCAGGCATTTCCGAAATATGACGGAGTATTGCTTGCAATATTAATGACAAATCCCGCCTTGCGTCATATGCAAACTTTCAAGGAAGAAATAAAAAATGTAAAATGGCTGAATAGAGAACCCTATCCATTAGATCTTGCCCTACTTAAAACTGCAACCGAAAAAGAATGGATTGCACAAGCCAAATATATTCAGGAAAACCTTACCGACGCTGATATAGATAATGCTTTTAAAAGTTTACCAAAAGAAGTACAAGATGAAACTATTGAAAGTATTAAGCAAAAATTAAAGATTAGAAGAAACCAACTGCAAAAATATGCTTTGGAATATTATTCTGTGCTGCAGAAAACAATTATAATTGTTGGAACTTCTAAAAAAGACAAATTTGTGATTAATCATACTGGAAATCAAAAACTTGAAATCCAAGTATATCGGGTGAAAAAGGAAGGTGATGAATTGTTGTATACCAGAGAATATTTAGCATCTAAAACCAAAAACATTTGGATTTATGGCTTAGATGATGACGATATTTTTGAAGTAAAAGGAAACGAAAAATCTAAAACTAAAATTCTATTGATTGGAGGACAAAATAATGATTCCTATGCTATAGAAAACGGAAAAAACATAAAAATCTATGACTTTAAATCGAAAAAGAATACTTTCGTTATAGATCGAAAAACTAAAATCAATTTAACCGATAGTTATGAAACTAATCTTTACGATTTTAAAAAAGCAAAGTACAATACATTCTCAAAACTACCTCATTTAAGTTATAATCCTGATGATGGTATAAAATTAGTTTTGAATTCCATTTACACAGTTAATAATTTCAATCAAAATCCTTACACACAAAAACATAGTTTTCAGACCAATTATTATTTTGCAACAAATGGGTATGAATTAAATTATAAAGGTAGTTTTCCGAAAATTATAGGCAAATGGGATTTGGATTTGCAAGCCCAAATTACCAGTCCAAATTTTACCATTAATTATTTTGGTACCGGTAATGAAACCGTTAATAATGATGATTTATTTGCCATGAATTACAATCGGGTCCGCTTAAGAATGCTCAAGTTTGCACCTTCTCTAAAAAAAATTGGCAGATATGGAAGTGAAATTAATTTCTTAACCACTATCGAGAAAATTACAGTAGAAGTCACTAATAATCGCTTCATAAACATTCCAGGAATTGTAGACAACACGGTTTTTCAAAGTCAACAATTTGCGGGAGCAACACTTAAATATAATTTTGAGAATTATGATAATCGTTCGCTACCCACCTTGGGAATAGGTTTTTCGATAGCTGGAAGTTGGAAAATGAATTTAAATGACATTAAAAGAAATTTTTCGACCCTAGAAAGTCAACTCAATTTAAATCACAGAATTGATTCTAATGGAAAAATAGTTTTGGCTACCAATTTAAAAGCTAAAATAATTTCAAACAACAATTACGAATTTTATCAAGGCGCAACTTTAGGTGGTGATTTCGATTTACGAGGTTTTAGAAACGAACGTTTTTTAGGCAATAAATCTTTTTATCAAAGCAGTGATTTGCGCTTGAATTTAGGAAAAATAAAAAGAAGTTTAATTCCGATGTCTTACGGGATTTTAGGCGGATTTGATTACGGCAGAGTATGGGCTATGGGAGAAGATTCTAACAAATGGCATAAATCAATTGGTGGCGGTTTTTGGCTCAATGGATTAAATGTAATTACTGCTAAAATCACTTATTTCAAAAGTGTAGAAGAACAAGCCAGAATTGCTTTTGGTCTAGGATTTGGATTTTAG
- a CDS encoding SdiA-regulated domain-containing protein, translated as MRNYLSLLLVFLLLACQQNSDSLTILYSLPHKLKEVSGITYSAQTNLIWTLEDSGNSNTIYGLNSNGTIAKAITIENTENIDWEDITQDKEGNLYIGDFGNNDNARKDLCIYKIDKNALSSNSAVPAIKISFAYPEQLDFPPKKKDLFYDVEGFFEFKNNFYLFTKNRSKGFDGTAILYKIPNASGFHQAIFMGEFKTCEDYNFCAITSASISPDESKIVILNHDKIWLLENFEGDNFFNGTKTELALNHFSQKEAVCFGDNDKLFIADERNKTEGGNMYNVSLKKLKSKS; from the coding sequence ATGAGAAACTATTTATCACTGTTGCTTGTGTTTTTGTTATTGGCTTGCCAGCAAAATTCCGATTCATTAACAATACTTTATTCTTTGCCCCATAAGTTAAAAGAAGTTTCAGGCATTACGTATTCGGCTCAAACGAATTTAATTTGGACATTAGAAGATAGCGGTAATTCAAATACAATTTATGGTTTGAATTCTAATGGAACAATAGCAAAAGCAATTACTATCGAGAATACAGAAAATATCGACTGGGAGGACATTACACAAGATAAGGAAGGAAATTTATATATTGGTGATTTTGGCAACAATGACAATGCTAGAAAGGATTTGTGTATTTATAAAATTGATAAAAATGCATTAAGCAGCAATAGCGCAGTTCCTGCCATCAAAATCTCATTTGCTTATCCTGAACAGTTGGATTTCCCACCTAAGAAGAAAGATTTATTTTATGATGTAGAAGGTTTTTTCGAATTTAAAAACAATTTTTATTTGTTTACCAAAAATAGAAGTAAAGGATTTGACGGAACTGCTATTTTATATAAAATTCCCAATGCATCAGGCTTTCATCAAGCTATATTTATGGGCGAATTTAAAACTTGTGAGGATTATAATTTTTGCGCGATTACTAGCGCGTCCATAAGTCCTGATGAGTCTAAAATTGTTATTCTGAACCATGATAAAATTTGGCTACTTGAAAATTTTGAAGGCGATAATTTTTTCAATGGGACAAAAACAGAACTCGCTTTAAATCATTTTTCTCAGAAAGAAGCAGTTTGTTTCGGTGATAATGACAAGTTGTTCATTGCCGATGAAAGAAATAAAACAGAAGGAGGGAACATGTACAATGTTAGTCTTAAAAAACTAAAATCCAAATCCTAG
- a CDS encoding ABC transporter ATP-binding protein has translation MEIILSIKNLNKRYGNLQALKNVSFEIHKGNVYGILGPNGSGKSTTLGIILNVVNKTSGEYIWFGGTMQTHEALKKVGAIIERPNFYPYMTAKENLELVCKIKDINYAKVSEKLELVGLVDRQNSKFSTFSLGMKQRLAIASALLNDPEILILDEPTNGLDPQGIHQIRDIIKQIAALGTTILLASHLLDEVEKVCTHALVLRKGEVLYSGLVDGMSTNEGFFELQAEDVENLIAVLETHPAVKNSRNEEGKVLVYLKDKLEAKELNQFLFEKNVVLSHLVKRKNSLEEQFLELTGKK, from the coding sequence TTGGAAATCATACTCTCAATTAAAAATCTCAACAAACGTTATGGCAATTTACAGGCCTTGAAAAACGTTTCTTTCGAAATACATAAAGGCAATGTTTACGGCATTCTTGGACCAAATGGAAGCGGTAAATCGACTACTTTAGGAATTATTTTAAATGTAGTCAATAAAACCTCCGGTGAATACATCTGGTTTGGCGGTACAATGCAAACTCATGAAGCGCTTAAAAAAGTAGGAGCCATTATAGAAAGACCTAATTTCTATCCCTACATGACGGCAAAAGAAAACTTAGAATTGGTTTGTAAAATCAAAGACATTAACTATGCTAAAGTAAGCGAAAAGCTTGAATTAGTAGGTTTAGTGGACAGGCAGAACAGCAAATTCAGCACTTTTTCTCTTGGAATGAAACAACGACTAGCCATTGCATCAGCGCTGCTAAATGATCCAGAAATTTTAATTCTGGACGAACCCACAAATGGTTTAGATCCACAAGGTATTCATCAAATTCGTGATATAATCAAGCAAATCGCTGCTCTAGGGACTACCATTTTACTGGCTTCCCATTTATTGGACGAAGTCGAAAAAGTATGCACACACGCGTTAGTTTTAAGAAAAGGAGAAGTTTTGTACTCCGGATTGGTTGATGGAATGTCCACAAACGAAGGTTTTTTTGAGCTTCAAGCTGAAGATGTCGAAAATTTAATCGCTGTTTTAGAAACGCATCCCGCGGTAAAAAACAGTAGAAATGAAGAAGGGAAAGTACTGGTTTATTTAAAAGATAAACTGGAGGCAAAGGAATTGAATCAATTTCTTTTTGAAAAAAATGTTGTCCTAAGTCATCTTGTAAAACGCAAAAATAGTTTGGAAGAACAATTTTTGGAATTGACAGGAAAAAAATAA
- a CDS encoding sensor histidine kinase, translating to MIDKLELYFKAAQSAKIGIWKMNLQTEDVFWDAVTKHILEVPEDFNPVNGSGINFYTEGENRDKMMRLINSAITDGISFEDKFQITTGKNNIRYIECICQVEIVDGIPTQLLGTFQDITKEQNLINELQLSVEKFSSVFSSANDAIFIIDASNGIITDYNPRAAELTEYNSDELIGLHNSTLFPIEYQKQVRYFLTQNRTNDEFTVNEACIKTKSGESIPVEIASGKRFQVNRITYLVCYFRDISERKNVEEKLNLLSLAASETTDTIVIANPQGEAIWANNAYLELTGLSIEEVIGQKPCYLSRGPETDLQSTLLMKKAIQDKKSIKITILNYNKQKEKYWFELNITTAFDSDNNLINFIGVGRDVTLRIEKEIELKQLLEVTSQQNDKLYNFTHIVSHNIRSHTSNLAMIVDVIENTDDIAEKLSYFDLFKEGTEKLSETIEYLNEIITIQKKTNIAKKKINLKDEIEKTKSALSLVIKESQIAISHTIPEDLFVYVIPAYLDSILLNLFTNAIKYKSRKRKAFLEIGYEINETYTVLNFKDNGLGLNLVKNGHKIFGMYKTFHGNEDAKGIGLYMTKNQLEAMDGKIEVESEVDHGSTFKIYLNEK from the coding sequence ATGATCGATAAGCTTGAACTCTATTTCAAGGCTGCACAATCAGCTAAAATTGGCATTTGGAAAATGAATCTTCAAACCGAAGATGTCTTTTGGGATGCCGTTACAAAACACATTCTTGAAGTTCCCGAGGATTTTAACCCCGTTAATGGCAGTGGAATTAATTTTTACACAGAAGGTGAAAATAGAGATAAGATGATGAGGCTTATTAACAGCGCTATTACTGACGGAATTTCATTTGAGGATAAATTCCAAATTACAACCGGTAAAAACAACATTAGATATATTGAATGCATTTGTCAGGTAGAGATTGTTGATGGAATTCCAACTCAATTATTAGGAACATTTCAAGACATAACAAAGGAGCAGAATCTTATAAATGAACTTCAATTGAGTGTTGAAAAATTTTCCTCTGTTTTTTCGAGCGCAAACGATGCTATTTTTATTATTGATGCTTCTAATGGAATTATTACAGATTATAACCCCAGAGCTGCTGAACTTACAGAATATAATAGCGACGAACTAATAGGTTTGCATAATTCGACATTATTTCCAATCGAATACCAAAAACAAGTTCGATATTTTCTTACTCAAAATCGAACAAACGATGAATTCACAGTAAATGAAGCATGCATAAAGACCAAATCCGGAGAATCAATTCCCGTGGAAATAGCATCTGGAAAAAGATTTCAAGTAAACCGTATAACTTATTTGGTTTGCTATTTTAGAGATATTAGCGAAAGAAAAAATGTGGAAGAAAAATTAAATTTGCTCTCGCTTGCTGCCTCCGAAACCACTGACACGATTGTAATAGCCAACCCACAAGGCGAGGCAATATGGGCGAATAATGCCTATTTAGAATTGACAGGTTTAAGTATAGAAGAAGTAATAGGCCAAAAGCCATGTTATTTATCCAGAGGTCCAGAAACTGATTTGCAATCAACATTGCTAATGAAAAAAGCAATACAGGATAAAAAGAGTATTAAAATTACAATATTGAATTATAACAAACAAAAAGAAAAATATTGGTTTGAATTAAATATTACCACAGCATTTGATAGTGATAATAATTTAATCAATTTTATTGGTGTAGGTCGGGATGTGACTTTAAGAATTGAAAAAGAGATTGAACTGAAGCAGCTATTAGAAGTAACAAGTCAGCAAAACGATAAGCTCTATAATTTTACTCATATAGTTTCCCATAACATTCGCTCGCATACTAGCAATTTAGCTATGATTGTTGATGTTATCGAGAATACTGACGACATTGCTGAAAAACTATCCTACTTTGATTTGTTTAAAGAAGGAACTGAAAAGCTTTCGGAAACAATTGAGTATTTAAATGAAATTATCACTATTCAGAAAAAAACGAATATTGCAAAAAAGAAAATTAATTTAAAAGACGAAATTGAAAAAACAAAAAGTGCACTAAGTCTGGTTATCAAAGAAAGTCAAATAGCAATAAGTCACACTATTCCGGAAGATTTATTTGTATATGTAATCCCTGCTTATTTAGATAGCATATTACTTAATCTTTTTACAAATGCCATAAAATATAAATCTCGAAAACGTAAGGCTTTTCTAGAAATTGGTTATGAAATAAATGAAACATACACCGTTCTAAACTTTAAAGACAACGGTTTAGGATTAAATTTAGTGAAAAATGGCCATAAAATTTTTGGCATGTACAAAACATTTCACGGTAACGAAGATGCAAAAGGAATTGGATTATATATGACCAAAAATCAACTTGAGGCAATGGATGGAAAAATTGAAGTAGAAAGTGAAGTAGATCACGGTTCTACATTTAAAATATATTTGAATGAAAAATAA
- a CDS encoding response regulator — translation MKNKLTYIIDDDKLSLKLLTILIAKNEFCDDIRSFFNPQAALDELKKNCNENKNLPDAILLDLNMPVMDGWQFLDEFNHLTLKKEIPIFIITSSIDPADIEMAKNYTVVKNYINKPITAEKLTALCKLI, via the coding sequence ATGAAAAATAAGTTAACCTACATAATCGATGATGATAAGTTATCGTTAAAATTATTGACGATACTCATCGCTAAAAATGAGTTTTGTGATGATATTCGCTCTTTTTTTAATCCTCAAGCTGCGTTAGACGAATTAAAAAAGAATTGTAACGAAAACAAAAATCTACCTGATGCGATTTTACTCGATTTGAATATGCCTGTCATGGACGGATGGCAATTTCTGGATGAGTTTAATCATTTGACTCTAAAAAAAGAAATTCCAATTTTTATTATCACGTCCTCAATTGACCCTGCCGATATTGAAATGGCAAAAAATTATACTGTAGTAAAAAATTATATTAACAAACCCATTACGGCCGAAAAATTAACAGCACTTTGCAAATTGATTTAG